The genomic segment ATACCTCGCGCATATTCGAGACAAACGTTGTCCGGCGGGGGTCTGCCGCGCGCTGATCAAGTACGAAGTTATCGAAGACAAATGCACCGGCTGTGTCGCCTGTATTACCGCCTGCGCCTACAATGCGATCACGGGCGAAAAGAAAAAGCCGCACTTCATCCACCAGGACAAGTGCGAGAAATGCGGCGCCTGCGTGGCGGTCTGCAAACATGACGCGATTCTGGTTTCGTAGGATGACACTATGGTCACGGTGACGATAAACGGCAAATTAGTGAAGGCGACCGACGGCGAAATGCTTCTGACGTTGCTTCGCCGCGAGAAGATCGATATCCCGGCGCTCTGCCAGCACGACGCGGTGGAGCCGTATGGTGCGTGCCGGTTGTGCATGGTAGAGATCACCAAACCGGAATGGAAAGGCTGGAGCGACTATGTCACCTCCTGCCTCTACCCTGTCGCCGACGGCTTGATCGTGCATACCCACTCCCCCATTGTGATCGAACTGCGCAAGACGATTCTGGATTTGATGCTGGCGCGCAACCCGCAGACGCCGCTCGTGCAAAAGCTGGCCGCCGATTATGGCGTGATGAAGACCAGCTATCAGGAAGTACCGGAGCCGAATGATTGCATCCTGTGCGGTCTCTGTACGCGTATCTGTGACACGATGGGGTTCAAGGCGATTTCGGCGGTCAACCGGGGTCATGGCAAAGAGATCGCCCCGCCGCTCAAGCAGGCCCCGCCCGACTGCGTGGGGTGTCTGGCGTGCGCGCTGAACTGCCCGACGAAGTATATCAAGTTCACCGACAACGGCACGACGCGTGTGATCTGGGAGAAGTCGTTCCAATTGATCAAAGACGCCAAAACCGGCCAGCCGACAATCACACGCGAATTCGCCGATTATCTGATCGCACATCGGAATATCCAGGCTGACTATTTCGATATCAATGATGAGTCACATCGCAAAGAGACGGCGCTCAACATGGGCAAGATCGCACAGTGGCAGCGGGAGGAACAGTCGTGAACTACCGCTTTATCGTGACGCCGGTCCTTTGCACTGGTTGCCGAACCTGCGAGCTTGCCTGTTCATTTACGCACGCGATAGATGGCAAGCCCGGCCGAAGCCGCATCTATCCGCTCGCGGCAGGATTCAAGGATCTGTACGTGCCGGTGGTCTGTTTCCAGTGCGAAGACCCGGCCTGTGTCAAGTCATGCCTCGTGAACGCGATCTCACTTGACGAAGCGACCGGCGCTTACGAGATCAATCACGACAAGTGCGTGAAATGCATGGCGTGTATCGCGGCCTGTCCGTTTGGTTGTTCGCTGTTCGACAAGCAGCATGATTTAGTGATCAAGTGCGATCTGTGCGGTGGCGACCCCGCCTGCGCCCACTTCTGCCCCACCAAAGCGCTGACCTGGACAGAAATCCCGGCAGCGAAGGTGAAGGTGGCGGGGTAAAGGGCTTGATGGGTACCGCACAGCTTGCTGTGCGATAGCTTCGATCCGAATACATACCGTCAGTGACTTTGCATGACAGTCCCACAGCAAGCTGTGGGGCACCCGCGCTTACTGGACGATGTAAAGTGCATCGAACGGTCTAAGCTCTCTGCTCTCGCGACGACGCTGTTCCTCGCGGCCTAACCCTAACCGGTACGAACTTCACTTCGACTCGCTGATCGAAGGCAGCAGCGATCCGCTGAAGCATGTTGAGGGAGTGACCGGGATAGTCGGCGCTTTCCAAACGGGAAATGACCGATGGGGTGGTCCTCACCATCCGGGCAAGCTGACTTTGGGTGAGTCCATGCTTCGCGCGAAGCTGGTAGATATCCCGGGCAATTTTGGCGTTCACCCGTTCCCGCTCCAGTGAGGCCTGGCGCTTCGGATTATCCTTATAGTAGCGGTTATGTAGAATCTGAACCGCGTCGGTCTTTCTTTTCTTCATCGTCATGACTCCTTATACGTGTGGTGATGCGGCAATTGTCGGTAATTGGTCCGGCGACGAATCGCCAGCTTCATTTCAGTGTCCGGTACTTTCGCCTGCTGCTTTGAAAACCCGTGTGACAACACCACCAACTGCCGCCCGTGGAAAAAGTAAAGTACCCTGTAGTTGACAGCCTGTGCTTTCACGCGCAGCTCGTAAATGTCATCACTCAAGTAATCGGCCTCCGGCCGTCGAAGTTCATGACCAAGCTCCCTGAGCCGTTCGAGTCGGACAGTGATCTTGTCTTGAGCCTTCTCCGTCAGTCTTTCAAACCACTCCAGGAATGGTGTTTTACCGTTGGCCTCACAGTAGAAAACTATTTGTGTTCTCGGCATCTATAACCCCAATCTTCAGAAGAAAGTTCGCAATTTTGCGAAGTTTGTCAAGAGAACTGTTGTCGGGCAGTATCCACTCCGGCGGCATTTTAGTCAACAGGCGTCAACTTCGTCATCACGAGTCGAGAGCCGCATGGCCACTTTCCCCTTGACTTTTTCTCCAACGGCAAGCTGATTAACAAGTTAGCGGAATCGCGGGGGTGGCCGGCGGAAACCGTCACTCAGGGAAACTTGCCTCTCGCATCCCGCGTACTGAAAACTAACCCCTTGCTGGAGGCGGATGCTATGAAACTGAGCGACC from the Candidatus Zixiibacteriota bacterium genome contains:
- a CDS encoding 2Fe-2S iron-sulfur cluster-binding protein → MVTVTINGKLVKATDGEMLLTLLRREKIDIPALCQHDAVEPYGACRLCMVEITKPEWKGWSDYVTSCLYPVADGLIVHTHSPIVIELRKTILDLMLARNPQTPLVQKLAADYGVMKTSYQEVPEPNDCILCGLCTRICDTMGFKAISAVNRGHGKEIAPPLKQAPPDCVGCLACALNCPTKYIKFTDNGTTRVIWEKSFQLIKDAKTGQPTITREFADYLIAHRNIQADYFDINDESHRKETALNMGKIAQWQREEQS
- a CDS encoding 4Fe-4S dicluster domain-containing protein; this encodes MNYRFIVTPVLCTGCRTCELACSFTHAIDGKPGRSRIYPLAAGFKDLYVPVVCFQCEDPACVKSCLVNAISLDEATGAYEINHDKCVKCMACIAACPFGCSLFDKQHDLVIKCDLCGGDPACAHFCPTKALTWTEIPAAKVKVAG
- a CDS encoding helix-turn-helix transcriptional regulator, which codes for MKKRKTDAVQILHNRYYKDNPKRQASLERERVNAKIARDIYQLRAKHGLTQSQLARMVRTTPSVISRLESADYPGHSLNMLQRIAAAFDQRVEVKFVPVRVRPRGTASSREQRA
- a CDS encoding type II toxin-antitoxin system RelE/ParE family toxin codes for the protein MPRTQIVFYCEANGKTPFLEWFERLTEKAQDKITVRLERLRELGHELRRPEADYLSDDIYELRVKAQAVNYRVLYFFHGRQLVVLSHGFSKQQAKVPDTEMKLAIRRRTNYRQLPHHHTYKES